A segment of the Bacillota bacterium genome:
TTTCAGAAGACCCAGCGTTCCAGAAAATGGACTTCGGCGATAAACTGCTCTACGTGCTCAATCGAGGCCTTGATGCGGTTAGCAACTGGCTGAGCGGTCCCGGCGGGAAAAAGGTTCAGGAAATATTTGTTAAGCTGGGCGAGATAGCGGCCAAAGCTTGGCTTGTGGGCCTAGCTGGCATGGCAGAAGGTGCGGTAAGCTCCCTGGCAGAGGGCAATATCCTGGGCGGTGTCGGCCTCCTGGCCGGCGCAGGGATGCTGGGCGGTGGCATGCTCCTGCGTGGTGTTTGGGGACTTGGGAAAGGTATTTATGGCGCTGGTAAATGGCTAGTAGGTAAACTTGGATACGGAGCGGCTACTGCGGCGGAAGCTGTGACCGGAGCGGCAGAAACAGCAGCAACGGCGGCCAAACCAGCCGGGCTACTGTCTCGTTTAAGCGGGACAGGACGGATACTGGGTAGGATCGCCGTACCACTTGGTATTGGCCTCGATTTGTTTTCTATCTTTAGAGCGGCCCCCGAAGATCGGGCAGCTAAAATTGGCGGCGCTGCAGGCCGCTGGGGTGGCATGGCTGCCGGAGCCGCGCTGGGATCTATTATTCCAGGTGTAGGAACAACAATCGGCGGTCTCATAGGTTTCTTTGGCGGTGGTGCTCTAGGCAATAAAATCGGAGCTAACTGGCAGCTTATCAAGCAGAAGTCAGGGGAAGCATGGGAGACCGTAAAACAAAAAGCAAGTGACGCGTGGACATGGATCTCTACGCACGTCACGATCGAATCTATTGCAAAAGGGGCTGGCTATGTTTTTGGCTATCTCGAAGGCACTATATTTAATGGCGCCTGGTGGGCTGCAAAATGGGAAAACATTAAAACCTGGGCGAGTAATGCCTGGGCCAGCATGGTAAATGTATGGAACAGCGCCCAAGAAACCATTAGCAACACGATTTTTAACAGCGCCTGGTGGGCTGAGAAATGGAATGCTACAAAAACGTGGGCAAGTAACACTTGGAGCACGGCCAAATCAATATGGGAATCTGTTAAGGTTGCCATTAGTGACACCATTTTCAACAAAAAATGGTGGGACGAGAAATGGGATGCCGTGAAAAAATGGGCATCAGACACCTGGGCCATTATCAGGGGTGAATGGGATAAGATAAGCAAGTCTTTCAGCGCAGGCAGAGAAGCCGGGCGCCAAGCCGCCAAAACCCCCGTAGAAGCCCACGCCCTTGGTGGCGTATTCAACCGGCCCCACCTGGGCCTTGTGGCCGAAGCCGGGCCGGAGGTGATTATCCCTCTATCATCCCGGTTGCGGACTCGCGCACTAAATCTTTGGCAGCAAACCGGCGAATACCTGGGGGTTAAGCCCTACGCCCTGGGTGACTTTGCCGGGCCGGTACCGGTGGTGGCTGGGGCCGGGGCTGGTGGCGGTAGCGTAAATGTTACAGTTGCCGGTATTACCATTAACATGCCACGTGGCGAGCCTGATGAAGATGCACTAGCCTGGAATATTGGGCGGCGAATTGTTGGCGAGATTAAAAAGGCGCTTGAAAATAAGACATAATAGCAGGATTTGCCTGTCTAAACGGCAAAATATAGCATAACTAGTTAGTGGAGGTGTGCTACATGGCCGTTTTAGCAGGGTTTCTTGCGCTTTTGGGTTTGGCCGGCGTGGTTGTAGCCCTGGTCATGCTGATCGTTCAGTCTGTCTCTAAGCGCGGGTGGACCAAGAAAAGGATTTGGACGGTGGGGACTATATCACTGGCCCTATTTGTTATTGGAGTGGTTATGGGAGTGTCATCGGTGCCAGATGGGTATGAAGCTGGGCAACAAGCAGCTAGGAGCGATGAGACGGTTTCAATATCGCCTGCTTCATCCCCAGTTCCCTCTTTGCCGACATCAGAACCCGCGCAAAAGGACCAGCAGCCTGCTAATTCACCCAAAAAAGAACAAAATCCATCCCCAACAACGGACAAAACAGCTGAGGAAAATTTTATCCCAGGTCTTGCGGCAGCAGATATTAAGTTAAACCTGGAAAGGACATGGGGACTCAAGTTTTCAGGTCCGCAAATCGGGCAAGACCTTGCTGAAGACAGCGGCGAAGCAGTAGACCCAGACACAGGAGTCAAGTTAATATGTAATATCTTCGAAACCTCACCGCTCCACATTCAATGGGTTGATTTTGTAATTGATGCATCTTCTGTCGCTGGCCTAGTAAGCGAGAAAGCGATAAATGCAGTAACAGAGGGATATTTTGGCTTTTGCGCTACCTTGCCTTATAATGAGTCAGAACCTGCAAAAGCCAAGCAGTGGGTTTCCAATAATGTCCGAAAAGCAACCAAGGCAGGCAATG
Coding sequences within it:
- a CDS encoding tape measure protein, translated to MAGSEFYRLDIVVDVAGDDQAKGKLQALDKFIEHTRKRGEMLNRMQVSPAVRLVDRISGPARRIEQQMQRVQRAAGALDRVRIAPLLNVRDNLTRSVLKADQIIKKLDLAQASPIIAVQDRVSSVVTRMNAALEAINKGHFSAAVEMKGNIIDEVMKAKAALAVLNDVKAGPVAELRGELFGQLTKAWAEIRKLDELEVEPKATLRDLVTWKAWQIGGTLRELASRAWTVTIQAKDRVTNAVKRIVGVLTSPLTMLGAGAGIAGLIGYPLKLAGEFEQARMSLDFYMGSAEKGKKAFEDLVAFAAKTPFEFPFLQQSMIMLMGAGYSFDKAKRALTALGDAAGRTGAGMEGIQNALLGFTQIASSGTLNLQDLRQVALNLRIPINMFAKELGVAESEIGEIGKKGISAQKAMEAIVRTLEKRFGGGLKQLSESLFGLVSTIKDTARLTVYSFGAGMASPVKRILLDLVGTTDYTSERFKAVQKTLENAGRRVGEYFERAYKRVKDFWGEISEDPAFQKMDFGDKLLYVLNRGLDAVSNWLSGPGGKKVQEIFVKLGEIAAKAWLVGLAGMAEGAVSSLAEGNILGGVGLLAGAGMLGGGMLLRGVWGLGKGIYGAGKWLVGKLGYGAATAAEAVTGAAETAATAAKPAGLLSRLSGTGRILGRIAVPLGIGLDLFSIFRAAPEDRAAKIGGAAGRWGGMAAGAALGSIIPGVGTTIGGLIGFFGGGALGNKIGANWQLIKQKSGEAWETVKQKASDAWTWISTHVTIESIAKGAGYVFGYLEGTIFNGAWWAAKWENIKTWASNAWASMVNVWNSAQETISNTIFNSAWWAEKWNATKTWASNTWSTAKSIWESVKVAISDTIFNKKWWDEKWDAVKKWASDTWAIIRGEWDKISKSFSAGREAGRQAAKTPVEAHALGGVFNRPHLGLVAEAGPEVIIPLSSRLRTRALNLWQQTGEYLGVKPYALGDFAGPVPVVAGAGAGGGSVNVTVAGITINMPRGEPDEDALAWNIGRRIVGEIKKALENKT